The Deltaproteobacteria bacterium region CGGCTTAATCACAGTCTTTACCGGCATCATCGCCGGAAGTTACCCTGCCTTTTACTTGTCCGCGTTTAAGCCAGCCAGGATTTTGCAAGGCTCTTCCAAGAAAGCCTCTAAAAGCGCTGTTCTGCGTAAAACTTTAGTAATTCTATAATTTGCCCTTTCGGTAATACTGATTATCAGTACGGCAATTGTTTTTTACCAACTGCAATACATAAAAAATAAAGACCTGGGATATGACAAAGAGAATCTGCTGGTAATCCCCAACAGGACAGGCCAACATATACGCAACAGACATAAAACGTTCAGGTATGAGTTGACGAAAAACCCGAAGGTCCTTGGGGCCACCGTTACTTCCCAAAATCCGACCAACATGGAATATGCCACAATCATTTTCAATTGGAGAGGGAAAAATCCAGAGGACCAGATTCTGATTCACGCTAACAGTGTAACCGTTGATTATGTCGACACACTGAAGCTACAGGTCAAGGAAGGAAGAGGGTTTTCCGATAAAATCACCTCTGATCGAAGAGGAGCGATCCTGCTGAATGAAGAGGCGGTCAAGGTGATGGGATTTACCAACCCGTTGGAGGAAACTGTTACCGTGGGAAAAACCAAATTAAGGGT contains the following coding sequences:
- a CDS encoding ABC transporter permease, with protein sequence MLIISTAIVFYQLQYIKNKDLGYDKENLLVIPNRTGQHIRNRHKTFRYELTKNPKVLGATVTSQNPTNMEYATIIFNWRGKNPEDQILIHANSVTVDYVDTLKLQVKEGRGFSDKITSDRRGAILLNEEAVKVMGFTNPLEETVTVGKTKLRVIGVLKKFHF